The nucleotide window TAAAACCGACCTGGTTGATCAGGCTGTAGGCCAGAACCCGCCTTAAATCATTTTCAATCACCGCATAAAAAATCGGGAATGCCGCCATGCCCACACCGATCCAGATCAACGCCTCTGTACCTGGAAAGAGTCTTGCCAAGGCATAAACAGCGGTTTTTGTTGTAAATGCACTTAAAAAGACTGTTCCGCCAATGGTGGCTTCGGGATAGGCATCCGTTAACCATGGATGAAGAACAGGCCAGGCACAGTTAATGCCAATGCCAAAAAAAATCATATAGGATGCCGGGCTGGACAAGGTCAATTTTAACATTTCAAGAGAGCCTGTTTGTGTCACATGAAATACAATGCCGGCAAGCAGAACAAGACCGCCAAAGGCATGAACCAGAAGATATCTGAAGCCTGCGGCCTGGGCAGATGGTGTCTTTCTGGCCCAGATCAGCAGAACCGATCCTATGGTCAGCATTTCCCAGAAAACAAAAAACGAAAACAGATCACCGCTGAAAACAGCGCCAAGAGCTGCTCCTGCATAAAAAAAACCAGCCACATACTCCACGTTATTTTTAAAATTGAGAATATAAATAACCGTGATAAATGAAATAATATGGAAAATATAGCCAAACAACAGGTTCAGCCGGTCAATATGCAGCAAAACAAGCTTAAACTCACCAAAACCGATCAGGTGCATATCACCCATGGGAAGATAAAGAAGGTTGATAAACCCGGCAACAGGTAGCAGCAACATATATATGGATTTTGCCTTGCCCCTGAACAAAGGAATAAAAAAACCGCCGATCATAAAAATAAAGGCCGGGAGAATGCTATTTGTCATAATAATCCTCCTTTCTTTTTACCAGGGGTCTTAACACATATTTTGACACCAGTACCAGTATCACACAGGCCACAAATCCGTAAAATGCATAAAAGCCCCAGAATTCCTCCCATTTATAATTCACATGCCGGTGAATCACATGAGCCTTGGCAAGGAAAATATAAAAAACATCCAGAATCAGAAGAATGACCACAAAACTGAAAAAAAATGTTAACAGTCTTTTCACGTTCCGAGGATTATCAAACAGATGCTTTTTTTCCATGAGCAATACCCCCGATTCTTTAGAAGCAAGGTTGAAATAAAATATAGGCCATATATAAAAGGCTTACGCCAAACACAACTCTGAACACGCTTTTATAGCCGGGTACAGGGTCATGTTTAAGTTCCATGAGTTCTTTTTTGTCTTTGAGGTTTGTCATAAACGAAATCAGCCTCCTAAAAATCCTTTGACGGCAAGTTGTGCCAGGTTTAAAAACGGTTGAGGAGCAAAAAAGAGAACAAATGAAATAAGTGCTGTAATCACAAGTGGCACCACACACATCATGGGTGCTTCATCCATCTTATCCTCAAACATTGATTCCTCTTTTGTGCAGAAAAACGCTTTATAAAAAACAGGCATAAAATATGCTGCATTCAACAATGAACTGGACAGAAGAACAAACAGCATTATCATCTGATCTCCCTCCAGGGTTCCTAAAACCAGATACCATTTACTGATAAACCCACCTGTGGGCGGCAGCCCGATAATGCTTAATGATCCGATAAAAAATGCGGTCATTGTAATCGGCATTCTTTTGCCCACCCCCACCAGCTGACTGATATACTTTTTTCCCGTGGCCACAAAAATCGCACCAGCACAAAAAAACAGGGTGATTTTCCCAAAGGCATGCATGGCAATATGCAGCATGCCGCCGGTCATTCCCTTGGGTGATAACAATGTCACCCCCAGGATAATGTAGGATAATTGCCCAATGGTGGAATAGGCCAGCCTACGTTTAAATTCATCCTGGGTCAGTGCAATGCAGGAACTTACCAGAATTGTAATGGAAGCAACGGCCGCCACCACAGCGCCCAAATTAAAGGATAAAAGAAAATCAATACCAAAAATGCCCGTGATTACCCTGACAATTGAAAAGGCACCAACCTTGACAACTGCCACTGCATGCAAAAGCGCACTCACGGGTGTGGGTGCAACCATGGCAGCCGGGAGCCATGAATGAAACGGCATGATACCGGCCTTGGCAAAGCCGAAAACAAACATCAGCAGCAAAACTGTTGCCGAAGGTTTGCTGATCTGGTCCGTAAAAATTCCTCCGGCAGCAAATTCAAGGGTTCCTGTCACATGATAACAATAAATCATGGCTGGCAGAACAAGGCCGATGGAGGTTCCTAAAATAAAAATCAAATACTTGCGGCCCGATATTTTTGACTTGGCATCCTGGTGATGGGTCACCAAAGGATAGGTCGCAAGGGACAGCATTTCATAAAAAAGATACAATGTCAGCAGATTTGCGGAAAAAGCCGCACCAATTGTAGCCGATATTGCCAGGGCAAAAAAGGACACAAACCGGGTTTGCCCATGTTCATTAAGACCTCTCATATATCCTATGGAGTATATGGAGGTGATAATATATAAAGATGAGGCCACCAGGGCAAACAGCATTCCCAGGGCATCGACCCGAAAAGCAATATCCGCACCAGGTGCAATTTCAAACAAAGTCAATACAATCTGCTTTCCTTGTAAAATCTGGGGAAGCATGGAAATGACAATCAAAAATTTTATGGTTCCTGCAATAAATATCCATGATTCCCTTACATTGGGTTTTTCCGAAGAAGAGAGCAAAAGGGGTATGACGCAAAGAGAAACTAAAACTGCCAACAGGGGTTTAATTGAGATAATGGTTTCCATTTATTGATTTGCCTTTTTTATAATCATTTCATTTAACTTTATTTTAGAAAAGGGAGGATAACCGTATTTACAATTGTTCCTGAAAAGAGTCCGACCACAATCAGGGAAAGACTGACAAGACCGGATACAATCAGCATGGATACAGGTGCTTCTTCAAGTGTGACTTCGCCATAAGAGTCACCATGTCCATGTTCTTCAGACATGGACTCAAAAAAGCAGATTTCAAAAACCTTAAAAAACAGGACAGCACAGATCAGGCTGGATATGATCAGGGCGGCGGCAAAATGATACGCGCCCGACTCAAATGCGCCCAAAATCAAATACCATTTGCTGAAAAATCCACAGGTTGGCGGCACTCCTATGATACTGAATGCTGCCAGAACAAATCCTGCCATGGTCCACGGCATTTTTCCGAACAGACCCTTTAAATCAACCAGATCAACGGTTTTTAACCGACAAACCATATTGCCTACAGCAAGAAAAAGGGCAAAGGTCATCAGGGCATCATTTAATATGTGCAAAACAGCACCGGTCATACCAAGCTGGTTCCCCATCCATGCCCCGCCAACCATGTAACCGATTTCACATACAATGATATAGGTGAGCATTTTTTTTAAATTTGTCTGGGCAAGTGCCATTACACCACCTGCCAGGACTGCCAGAGTAGCAAGCCACACAACGGCATCGGCAAGGTTCAGGGTTTTAAAAATATAATCAAGACCGAATACCGTTATCATCAGACGTATCATCACATAGACCATGACCTTTGTCATCAAAGGCGCCACCACCCTTGAAAAGGCAACGGGTGAATAGGCATAAGCATTGGGCAGCCACACATGCATGGGGAAAAGTGCCATTTTGATCCAGACACCGATCATGCACAAAATAAAGGCAACCAGTACCGTGGATGATCCATTAATACCTGTAAGGATATTGGCAACGTCCGCCATGTTCAAAGACCCGGTTTTAAGATACAGGTATCCCACTCCCAAAAGATAGAAGCTGGCACCAATAACCCCGATAAAAACATAGTTCAAACTTGCCAGAGGCCCTCTGTCCCTATCTCCAAGGGCAACCATGGCGTAACTGGTTAATGAAGTGATTTCTATGAGAACATAAAGGTTGAACAGATCCCCTGTGGCGCTTACGCCTAAAAGTCCTGTAACAAACAAGAGATAAATGGTGTAAAATGATCCGGTCCTGTCCGATGTTTCCTGTTTCACGCTTTGATAGCTTGCCACCATATTTAAAAAAGCTATGCCGGATACCAGCAGCAGCACCATGGCATTCAACAGGTCAATTGAGTATTCAATCCCCATGGGAGGTGCCCAGCCGGCCATCCTGTAATGGATGGGTCCAAAAGCAATGATTTGCATCAACACCTTGAATGCAAAAAACATTGAAAGGGCAAGTCCTGCAAGGGCAATGGGGTATGATAACCGTTCTTCGATCCAGACCGCAAGCCCGGCTAAAAGGGCGGCTAAAAGCGGCGTAATAACAATGAGTGCTGGGTAATTATCCATAGTTTATTCTTCCGATATGCGCATCCTGAGTTCATCTTCTTCCAGAGTCTGATACCGCTGGTATATTCTGACAGCCAATGCCATGGCAACGCCAAATGTCGCCACAGAAACAACAATGGCAGTCAGCATGAGAACATGGGGCAAGGGATTTATATAATCCGCCGCATGGATGGCCGCCCCGTGTCCGCCATGAGCATTTTGAATAATCGGTATGGTGGCATCTGTCTTGAATCCTATGGAAACATAAAAAAGGATAATGGCAGTTTGAAAAATATTCATACCCACCAGTTTCTTGATCAGATTGTTTTTTGCAATCATGGCATAAAGGCCGATCATCATTAAAATCACATACAGCCAATAGTTGTATTTTGCCACGATAAGGGGAAGTAAATCCGTCATAGCCTAACCTATAATCCTTCCTCAAGCCTGCCTTCGGAGACGATATTAATATAAATAATTGCCATGACTGCTGTCACAGCAATCCCCACACCGATTTCAACCCCAAGCATACCCAGGGCCCTTACATGATGGGGATCTCCCGGCAACAAAGGTGCAAGACTTGAATAATCCAGAAAATTGCCCCCCATGAGCATGCAGAGAGAGGCAATCCCCACATAGATTAAGACACCGACAGCAGCAAAAATCCCAAGGACTTTTTCTTTAATTCTTTTCACAAGAATTTTAAGGTCATAGGAAATGGCTAAAAGAATAAGGCTGGAACCGAAGATGACCCCGCCCTGAAATCCACCGCCAGGAGAAAAATCGCCATGGGCCACCACATACATGGCATAAATCTGGATAAAGGGAATGAGTATCCGGCAGACCGTTTTAATAATCAGATCCGAAGGTACCCAGTCTCTATCCATATGTTCAAATTCCTTTCCCACCGGTAAAACCTTTTTGCTGTCTTTCACATGCAGGATAACCCCTGTGGGGACGTGGCGGTAAAACCGTTGTTTTTTCTCCCGAAAATCCCTTAGCAAAAGAAAGCAGGCTAATCCGGCACAAAAAATAACAGCTGTCTCAAACATGGTGTCAAACCCACGGTAATCGGCCAGTACAGCTGTTACCAGGTTGGGAACCTGTGTTTGCTCAACCGCGTTTTCAATATAATAGTTTGAAAGGTGAAGCGAAGCCGGGGATTGAGGGTCTCCCCAATCGGGAAAATCTGCTGTCCCATACAGCAAAAAACCGCCTGTCAGACAAACAACAATAAATCCTGTAAATTTCAATCTTTTGTCCTCCTGCTAGTCCTGAAAACAGCTGCAACAAAAAAAACCGTGCTGACACCGGCACCAACAGATGCTTCTGTAAAGGCAACATCCACTGCCCCCATAACAGCCCAGAGCAGGCACATCATAAATGAATATGCACCAAATAAAATGGCTGTTCCCAACAGATCTTTGACGGAGATGGCAGCAATGGCACAAAAAATCACAAAGGTTAACACGATCAAATCAATCAGCCAGTACATGATTAACCCTTTCCTTTCTTCCTGGTCCAGTGTCGTAACCCTGCCCGCATTCCGGCATCAACAATGGAATGTGTTGCAGTGGGACTGGAAAGAAACACAAAAAATACAATTAAAAAGATTTTAATGGAAAGCAGGAGGGATTCAAAGGAAAAATGGTGCAGGTTATACAGGGCAAGCCCCATGACCATTACAAGGATTCCCATGGTATCCAGTATGCCAGCCGGATGAAGTCTGGTGTAAAACCCGGGCATTCTGACAATTCCAACAGCGCCTCCCAGAAAAAAGAACAAACCGATAAGCAAAAACAAAACAACAAGTAGGTTCATGGTCTCTCCAAATTTAACAGTCAATATAACATTCAGTCAGTATATAACATTCAGTATATAATAATCAGTCCAGAAAGGATTCTTCGTATAATCCTTTTCTTTTATGGAAATAGCGTGATGCTGCAAGCACAGCCACAAAATTCAAAAAAGCATAGGCAAGAGCAATATCCACAAACATATCAACGCGTTCATAGAGAAAACCAATAAGCAGTAAAAGAACAACCGTTTTACTTCCAATGGCATTAACACCAACGAGTCGGTCCAGAACCGTGGGACCGAACAATACCCTGTACAAAGAAAAAAGCATCAGAAAACATAATCCCAATGCAACGCTTAGAAAGAAAGTATTCATATTTCTTCTCCAAAAACTTCTGCAACTTTTTTGAGCATAATGCCGGGTAAGCCTTCGGCAGATTTTTTGTCGATGGCATGAACTTTGAACACACCGTCACTGTTTGCCGATACCGTAATGGTTCCGGGGGTCAGTGTGATGGAATTGGCCAGGGTGGCTATGGCGATATCGGATTTTAAATTCGTTTTAAAAGTGATAATTTTGGGATCTATCAGATCTTTGAGCCTCGGGTGAAAGGCCAAGTACAGCAAATGGAAATTAGCTTTAATGATTTCCCAAATTACCCAGGGAATATATTTCGTAAATTTTAAAAAAATAATAACATATCGTGGTTCCAATAAGGGAAACAAAAGATCATAAAAATAGTATGACACAAAAAAACTTGAAATTCCCCCCAGCCATAACAGCAGTGGATCAAATTTGCCGGATAGCACAATCCAGGATAAAAACATTAAAACGAATGTAATCAGAAAAGAAAAGAATACCTTAAAAAAAATATTTGTCGATTTAGCATAACTTTTGGCAACCCCATTGCTGGAAACAGTCAAAGAAACAACCTCCTTTCCCAAAAAAATGAAAATAAAAAGGTTTAAAACAAGCTATTTTTCAACGCCGTACAGCTTGCGAAATTTGCCATACAACTTGCCTAATACGCCTTGTTGTTTTATCCCTTGAGAACCGTCAGATCCAGAGGACAGTTTTTCCTGCTGCATTCTGAAATCATAAGCCGCGTTTATGGTTTTGATAAGCGTATCCATATCCACAGGCTTTGATAAAAATTTAAACGCATTGTATTTGCCGCTTTCCAGGGCATTTTCAACACTCCCATGCCCGGTGAGAACGATGCAGGGCAAATTCGGCTGAAGATCCTTGAGTTGTTTCTGGACTTCAATACCATCAATCCCCGGCATCTGCAAATCCACGACAGCGACGTCGAAATCCTCTTTTGAAGCGACTTCAACACCTTCTTCCCCTGAAAAAGTGGTTTTAACCGTAAATCCGTCAAGAATAAGCCGTTTGGCAAGATAATTCAAAAAGGTCTGTTCATCGTCTATGAATAGGAGTTTCATAATTTATCCTTATTTATCCTTAAATAAGCTATGCTTCTGTTACCAACTCAAGTTGAGCAATACCAAAACCATGATTTGGAGTCAACAAATAATTCAAATTCAGTATTGCCGTTATAATAAAGTTATTTTCGACTAAACCCTATCACTGATAGAAGGCAATTATCAAAAATCTTTTTCACCTGGAATAAGAAGACAGGGGAAAATGGATTTGTCGGCGATATTTTTTGAAATAGATCCTACCCATCGCTCCAAAATAGCCGCTTTTTCACTTGAACCTAAAATAATCATACTGGCCTGGTATTCTTTTGCCGCTTTTTCAATCTCTTTTTGAGGATCTCCCACATATACATGGCCCCTGGCATTGATTCCATCTTGTTCAAGTTCATCACAAAGCTCATCTAATTTTTTTCGTTCCACCTTTCTGACTTTCTGAACTTCATGAGTATCCGGACTTTTCAAAGCACTGTCTTTTACCACATGCATGATATGAAGTTCACCAATGACATTTTTCATGCCCTTGATATATTCAACCGTCTTTTTACCGGTTTCTGACCAGTTTGTAGCAAACAAAGGCCGTTCAAACAATTTTTCAGGGACAATATTATCTTCCATCATGTGTTTGAATACCAGGATAGGAACTTTTGTGCGCCTGATCAACTCAGTAACATCAGATCCGGCATAAAGCTGTTCTAAAGGCCCTTTATGGGAACGACCGATCACAATCAGATCCGGCGACTCTTTTTTAACAACTCTGAGAATCTCAGGAATCAGACTGGAAACTTCCATGTAAGCACCGACTTCCATACCCATTTCAAATAAATTTTCCGCCCAGTCAATAAACCTGATATTTGCTATTTCTTTTAACTTGACTTCTTCTTCCTTAAGATAGCCAACCCCTCTTTTCATTGCCACCTTGTCTCTTTCAATTACTGTCAGAAAAACGACATGCTCCAGTGCTGCGCGCCGTAACGCCAATAAAGACTTCAGCGCATCATAACAAAGGTCCTCAAACTTTGTTACAAAGAGTAATTTTCTTATTTCCATAATGCCTCCAATCTCATCAGCTATAATCAATTAATCAACCAAGTTTTTTTTTGATTGCCGCAGCCAGCTCTTCCGGTTCAACCGGCTTTTCCAGATAAATGGCAGGTTTGGGAACTTCACCGCCCTTGAATTCATCAAGTACTTTTTGAGACTTCAAAAAAGATCGAAGTGTAATCCCAGTAAACATGATAATGGGTATTTGGCTGAGATCTTCATCTGTTTTTAATTTACGATACAATCGAATCCCGCTTCCCCTCGGCATCAGCACATCAAGAATTACCAGATCAGGATGTTCTTTTTTTATCACTTCCAAACCTTCCACACCATCTTGAGCAACCAAAGGCATATACTGGTTTTCTTCCAGAACTGTGACAACAAATGACCTGACATCCGGATCATCATCTACCACAAGAACCTTTTTACTCATAATCCATCCTCCTTGGTCAATTGATATCAACCCCATTTTCTTTTTCATAGGGAAGTTTAATCGTAAATGTGCTTCCATCTCCCAGGCTGGTTTCAGTTTTAATAACTCCATTGTGTTCTTCTATAAGCTTTCCTGTAACCAGTAATCCCAGCCCTGTGCCCTTCCCCCCTTTTGTACTGAACATGGGGTTAAACAACTGTTTTTGAGTATTTTCATCCATTCCACAACCATTGTCTTTAACTTCAAAACACAAGTAATTGTCTCTATCTTTATACGTTTTAATCTTTATTTCATGAATTTTGGACGTATCTTCATCTTCAAGACAGGCATCAATAGCATTGTTAACAAGGTTAAGCAATGATCTATGAATGGTTTTCGGGTCTGCTATCACCTCGCCTATTCCTGTGTCAAGTTCTTTTAAAATGAGAACACCCTTTAATTCTGCAACAGCAACTACCAGCTCAATAACATCATTGGCAATAGCATTGGGATCGCACACTTCAAATTCCGGCTCCCGCTGCTTGGAATAAGTTAAAAGATCCTGAGTCAGATCCCCGACTCTTTTGATATTTTTTTTTATGGTTTCCCAACCGGTTTTGAGTTTCTCTGTATTATTTTTTTTAATCCCCACATCAACAACATAGCTGCCTCCTTTAAGCCCGATTAGGATATTTTTCACATAATGGGCAAGGCCGCTTACTGTCTGCCCTACCGCAGCCAGCCGTTCCGACTGGACCAGCTCTTTTTCAAGCCGTTTGATCTCCGTTAAATCCTGGAAAAAAGTAACTGTTCCAACGAACTCTCCTTTTTCATGGAGTACATTGCTGGTATATCGAATCGGAATCTGCCTGCCGTTTTTTGTGTTGATCGTATAATCCTTCCATGGCCGTGTTTTCCGGCTTTTATCCGTTTGGGCCTGGAGTTTAAAAATTTTTGCTATTTTAGGCATATAAAGATCGTCAATAGTCATTTTATTTCTGACATCCTTTGCAGGGCGACCAAACATCTTTGCCGCCTGAGGATTGTAAACTACGACAAGCCAGTCATGATCAAATGCCACAATGGCATCATTGGAGCTTTTGATCAACAGCCTCTGAAAATTTGATTTACGTCGAATTTCTTCGGTTGCTTCTGCAATTTTAATTTCAAGATTTTCAGTATATTCCGCCAGTTTTTCCCTGATAGCAATCTTTGTTTTTGCTCTTTCAAGGGCAATGGCCAGAGCCTCGTCCCTAACCGGTTTATTGATAAAATCACTGGCTCCAAGCTGAAGTGCCTTGATGGTTGAATCAATATCACCATGCCCTGTGACAATGATCACTTCTTTTTCAGGATCAATATCCTTGATCTTTTTTAACAGTTCAAGCCCGTCCATTCCCGGCATTTTTATATCCGTGACCACGATATCGGGCCGTTGGGATTCAAACACCTCAAGTCCCTGCTCACCATTATAGGCAGTAAATGTTTCATACCCGTCACTTCGAAGAGAAATGGAAAGCAGCCTGACAATAATTTCTTCATCATCAACAATTAATATCTTATTGGCCGACATAGTTTATTTCCTTATTCAATTGCTGGAAATTTGATTATAAAAGTCGCACCATTGCCATATACACTCTTGATATCAATGGTTCCCCCATAATCTTTTATGATTCCAAAACTGATACTGGTGCCAAGACCAGTCCCTTTACCTGTCTCTTTTGTAGTAAAAAAGGGTTCAAATATTTTTCTTTTAACCTCATCTGTCATGCCAAGTCCGGTATCAGACACCTTAGTTACAACCCAATC belongs to Desulfobacula toluolica Tol2 and includes:
- a CDS encoding monovalent cation/H+ antiporter subunit D family protein, translating into METIISIKPLLAVLVSLCVIPLLLSSSEKPNVRESWIFIAGTIKFLIVISMLPQILQGKQIVLTLFEIAPGADIAFRVDALGMLFALVASSLYIITSIYSIGYMRGLNEHGQTRFVSFFALAISATIGAAFSANLLTLYLFYEMLSLATYPLVTHHQDAKSKISGRKYLIFILGTSIGLVLPAMIYCYHVTGTLEFAAGGIFTDQISKPSATVLLLMFVFGFAKAGIMPFHSWLPAAMVAPTPVSALLHAVAVVKVGAFSIVRVITGIFGIDFLLSFNLGAVVAAVASITILVSSCIALTQDEFKRRLAYSTIGQLSYIILGVTLLSPKGMTGGMLHIAMHAFGKITLFFCAGAIFVATGKKYISQLVGVGKRMPITMTAFFIGSLSIIGLPPTGGFISKWYLVLGTLEGDQMIMLFVLLSSSLLNAAYFMPVFYKAFFCTKEESMFEDKMDEAPMMCVVPLVITALISFVLFFAPQPFLNLAQLAVKGFLGG
- a CDS encoding complex I subunit 5 family protein; its protein translation is MDNYPALIVITPLLAALLAGLAVWIEERLSYPIALAGLALSMFFAFKVLMQIIAFGPIHYRMAGWAPPMGIEYSIDLLNAMVLLLVSGIAFLNMVASYQSVKQETSDRTGSFYTIYLLFVTGLLGVSATGDLFNLYVLIEITSLTSYAMVALGDRDRGPLASLNYVFIGVIGASFYLLGVGYLYLKTGSLNMADVANILTGINGSSTVLVAFILCMIGVWIKMALFPMHVWLPNAYAYSPVAFSRVVAPLMTKVMVYVMIRLMITVFGLDYIFKTLNLADAVVWLATLAVLAGGVMALAQTNLKKMLTYIIVCEIGYMVGGAWMGNQLGMTGAVLHILNDALMTFALFLAVGNMVCRLKTVDLVDLKGLFGKMPWTMAGFVLAAFSIIGVPPTCGFFSKWYLILGAFESGAYHFAAALIISSLICAVLFFKVFEICFFESMSEEHGHGDSYGEVTLEEAPVSMLIVSGLVSLSLIVVGLFSGTIVNTVILPFLK
- a CDS encoding cation:proton antiporter subunit C; this translates as MTDLLPLIVAKYNYWLYVILMMIGLYAMIAKNNLIKKLVGMNIFQTAIILFYVSIGFKTDATIPIIQNAHGGHGAAIHAADYINPLPHVLMLTAIVVSVATFGVAMALAVRIYQRYQTLEEDELRMRISEE
- a CDS encoding Na(+)/H(+) antiporter subunit B; this encodes MKFTGFIVVCLTGGFLLYGTADFPDWGDPQSPASLHLSNYYIENAVEQTQVPNLVTAVLADYRGFDTMFETAVIFCAGLACFLLLRDFREKKQRFYRHVPTGVILHVKDSKKVLPVGKEFEHMDRDWVPSDLIIKTVCRILIPFIQIYAMYVVAHGDFSPGGGFQGGVIFGSSLILLAISYDLKILVKRIKEKVLGIFAAVGVLIYVGIASLCMLMGGNFLDYSSLAPLLPGDPHHVRALGMLGVEIGVGIAVTAVMAIIYINIVSEGRLEEGL
- a CDS encoding Na(+)/H(+) antiporter subunit B — translated: MYWLIDLIVLTFVIFCAIAAISVKDLLGTAILFGAYSFMMCLLWAVMGAVDVAFTEASVGAGVSTVFFVAAVFRTSRRTKD
- the mnhG gene encoding monovalent cation/H(+) antiporter subunit G: MNLLVVLFLLIGLFFFLGGAVGIVRMPGFYTRLHPAGILDTMGILVMVMGLALYNLHHFSFESLLLSIKIFLIVFFVFLSSPTATHSIVDAGMRAGLRHWTRKKGKG
- a CDS encoding monovalent cation/H+ antiporter complex subunit F: MNTFFLSVALGLCFLMLFSLYRVLFGPTVLDRLVGVNAIGSKTVVLLLLIGFLYERVDMFVDIALAYAFLNFVAVLAASRYFHKRKGLYEESFLD
- a CDS encoding Na+/H+ antiporter subunit E; this translates as MTVSSNGVAKSYAKSTNIFFKVFFSFLITFVLMFLSWIVLSGKFDPLLLWLGGISSFFVSYYFYDLLFPLLEPRYVIIFLKFTKYIPWVIWEIIKANFHLLYLAFHPRLKDLIDPKIITFKTNLKSDIAIATLANSITLTPGTITVSANSDGVFKVHAIDKKSAEGLPGIMLKKVAEVFGEEI
- a CDS encoding response regulator, which codes for MKLLFIDDEQTFLNYLAKRLILDGFTVKTTFSGEEGVEVASKEDFDVAVVDLQMPGIDGIEVQKQLKDLQPNLPCIVLTGHGSVENALESGKYNAFKFLSKPVDMDTLIKTINAAYDFRMQQEKLSSGSDGSQGIKQQGVLGKLYGKFRKLYGVEK
- a CDS encoding universal stress protein codes for the protein MEIRKLLFVTKFEDLCYDALKSLLALRRAALEHVVFLTVIERDKVAMKRGVGYLKEEEVKLKEIANIRFIDWAENLFEMGMEVGAYMEVSSLIPEILRVVKKESPDLIVIGRSHKGPLEQLYAGSDVTELIRRTKVPILVFKHMMEDNIVPEKLFERPLFATNWSETGKKTVEYIKGMKNVIGELHIMHVVKDSALKSPDTHEVQKVRKVERKKLDELCDELEQDGINARGHVYVGDPQKEIEKAAKEYQASMIILGSSEKAAILERWVGSISKNIADKSIFPCLLIPGEKDF
- a CDS encoding response regulator, with product MSKKVLVVDDDPDVRSFVVTVLEENQYMPLVAQDGVEGLEVIKKEHPDLVILDVLMPRGSGIRLYRKLKTDEDLSQIPIIMFTGITLRSFLKSQKVLDEFKGGEVPKPAIYLEKPVEPEELAAAIKKKLG
- a CDS encoding ATP-binding response regulator — protein: MSANKILIVDDEEIIVRLLSISLRSDGYETFTAYNGEQGLEVFESQRPDIVVTDIKMPGMDGLELLKKIKDIDPEKEVIIVTGHGDIDSTIKALQLGASDFINKPVRDEALAIALERAKTKIAIREKLAEYTENLEIKIAEATEEIRRKSNFQRLLIKSSNDAIVAFDHDWLVVVYNPQAAKMFGRPAKDVRNKMTIDDLYMPKIAKIFKLQAQTDKSRKTRPWKDYTINTKNGRQIPIRYTSNVLHEKGEFVGTVTFFQDLTEIKRLEKELVQSERLAAVGQTVSGLAHYVKNILIGLKGGSYVVDVGIKKNNTEKLKTGWETIKKNIKRVGDLTQDLLTYSKQREPEFEVCDPNAIANDVIELVVAVAELKGVLILKELDTGIGEVIADPKTIHRSLLNLVNNAIDACLEDEDTSKIHEIKIKTYKDRDNYLCFEVKDNGCGMDENTQKQLFNPMFSTKGGKGTGLGLLVTGKLIEEHNGVIKTETSLGDGSTFTIKLPYEKENGVDIN